A portion of the Glycine max cultivar Williams 82 chromosome 10, Glycine_max_v4.0, whole genome shotgun sequence genome contains these proteins:
- the LOC121172869 gene encoding protein trichome birefringence-like 8, which produces MYWGEGVWMACLHLDKSLLYRNGTWNDGGECDMETEPENDPTKLEIEPYYNIFVSGVVKQMQHESRKVHFLNITYLSELRKDGHPSKYREPGTPPDAPQDCSHWCLPGVPDTWNELLYAQLLSEKFGINKFFPERG; this is translated from the coding sequence ATGTATTGGGGGGAGGGGGTTTGGATGGCATGCTTACATTTGGACAAGTCTTTACTATACAGGAATGGCACGTGGAATGATGGAGGAGAGTGTGACATGGAAACAGAGCCAGAAAATGACCCTACAAAACTTGAAATTGAACCATATTATAACATATTTGTTTCTGGTGTTGTCAAACAGATGCAACACGAGAGCAGGAAAGTCCACTTTTTGAACATCACATATCTTTCAGAGTTGAGGAAAGACGGTCACCCTTCCAAGTACCGGGAACCGGGCACTCCACCTGATGCCCCACAGGATTGCAGCCACTGGTGCTTACCAGGGGTGCCAGACACGTGGAATGAACTTCTCTATGCTCAACTTCTATCTGAGAAATTTGGCATCAACAAATTTTTTCCAGAAAGAGGATAA
- the LOC100794408 gene encoding protein trichome birefringence-like 8: MKRESTYALSFLVLLLSSILFFNLVYPFDPQFLSRFAFLSSSYVTLNNSQNSPLTGGCDYSRGRWVWDETYPRQLYGENCPFLDPGFRCRRNGRKNERFRKWRWQPDDCDIPRFNASDLLERNRNGRIVFAGDSVGRNQWESLLCMLTQGVSNLSNIYEVNGNPISKHKGFLVMRFQEYNLTVEYYRTPFLCVIGRPPQNSSSNVRSTIRLDELHWYFNKWVEADVLVFNSGHWWNPDKTIKLGIYFQEGGRVNKTMNVKEAFRRSLQTWKSWTLHNLDPRSFVFFRSYSSVHFRQVHKHNSSSKACFM; this comes from the exons atgaagagagaaTCAACATATGCGCTCTCTTTTCTTGTCCTCTTACTCTCATCCATATTATTCTTCAACCTTGTGTACCCTTTTGATCCACAGTTTCTTTCTCGCTTTGCTTTCTTGTCATCATCATATGTCACTCTCAATAATTCACAGAATTCGCCACTCACCGGAGGCTGCGATTATTCCAGAGGCCGCTGGGTGTGGGATGAAACCTACCCTCGTCAATTGTACGGCGAAAACTGTCCGTTTCTCGACCCCGGATTCCGGTGCCGCCGAAACGGACGGAAAAATGAGAGGTTTCGTAAATGGAGATGGCAACCTGATGACTGTGACATTCCCCG GTTCAATGCCAGTGACCTCCTAGAGAGGAATCGCAATGGACGCATTGTGTTTGCGGGTGATTCCGTGGGGAGAAACCAATGGGAGTCTTTGCTATGCATGCTGACACAAGGGGTTTCTAATCTCTCCAATATATATGAAGTGAATGGAAACCCCATAAGCAAACACAAGGGTTTTCTGGTAATGAGGTTTCAGGAATACAACCTGACAGTGGAGTACTACAGGACACCCTTCTTGTGTGTTATAGGTCGTCCACCACAAAACTCATCAAGTAATGTCCGAAGTACTATCAGGCTTGACGAGTTGCACTGGTATTTTAATAAATGGGTAGAAGCAGATGTTCTTGTTTTCAACTCTGGGCATTGGTGGAACCCAGACAAAACTATCAAGTT GGGAATCTACTTCCAGGAAGGAGGGAGGGTAAACAAGACGATGAACGTGAAAGAAGCATTTAGGAGATCCCTACAGACATGGAAATCATGGACATTGCATAATCTCGATCCTAGGAGTTTCGTCTTCTTTCGTAGCTATTCCTCCGTTCATTTCAGGCAAGTGCATAAACACAATTCATCATCAAAAGCGTGTTTCATGTAG
- the LOC100795470 gene encoding B3 domain-containing protein At2g36080: MSINHYSMDLPEPTLWWPHPHHQQQQLTLMDPDPLRLNLNSDDGNGNDNDNDENQTTTTGGEQEILDDKEPMFEKPLTPSDVGKLNRLVIPKQHAEKYFPLSGDSGGSECKGLLLSFEDESGKCWRFRYSYWNSSQSYVLTKGWSRYVKDKRLDAGDVVLFERHRVDAQRLFIGWRRRRQSDAALPPAHVSSRKSGGGDGNSNKNEGWTRGFYSAHHPYPTHHLHHHQPSPYQQQHDCLHAGRGSQGQNQRMRPVGNNSSSSSSSSRVLRLFGVDMECQPEHDDSGPSTPQCSYNSNNMLPSTQGTDHSHHNFYQQQPSNSNPSPHHMMVHHQPYYY, translated from the exons ATGTCCATAAACCACTACTCCATGGACCTTCCCGAACCGACACTCTGGTGGCCACACCCacaccaccaacaacaacaactaacCTTAATGGATCCTGACCCTCTCCGTCTCAACCTCAATAGCGACGATGGCAATGGCAATGACAACGACAACGACGAAAATCAAACAACCACAACAGGAGGAGAACAAGAAATATTAGACGATAAAGAACCGATGTTCGAGAAGCCCTTAACCCCGAGCGACGTGGGGAAGCTGAACCGTCTCGTAATCCCGAAGCAGCACGCGGAGAAGTACTTCCCACTGAGTGGTGACTCGGGCGGGAGCGAGTGCAAGGGGCTGTTACTGAGTTTCGAGGACGAGTCGGGGAAGTGTTGGCGCTTCCGCTACTCGTACTGGAACAGCAGCCAGAGCTACGTGCTCACCAAAGGGTGGAGCCGCTACGTCAAGGACAAGCGCCTTGACGCGGGCGACGTCGTTTTGTTCGAGCGTCACCGCGTCGACGCGCAGCGCCTCTTCATCGGGTGGAGGCGCAGGCGGCAGAGCGATGCCGCCTTGCCGCCTGCGCACGTTAGCAGTAGGAagagtggtggtggtgatgggaATAGTAATAAGAATGAGGGGTGGACCAGAGGGTTCTATTCTGCGCATCATCCTTATCCTAcgcatcatcttcatcatcatcagccCTCGCCATACCAACAACAACATGACTGTCTTCATGCAG GTAGAGGGTCCCAAGGTCAGAACCAAAGGATGAGACCAGTGGGAAACAACAGTTCTAGCTCTAGTTCGAGTTCAAGGGTACTTAGGCTGTTCGGGGTCGACATGGAATGCCAACCCGAACATGATGATTCTGGTCCCTCCACACCCCAATGCTCCTACAATAGTAACAACATGTTGCCATCAACACAGGGCACAGATCATTCCCATCACAATTTCTACCAACAGCAACCTTCTAATTCCAATCCTTCCCCTCATCACATGATGGTACATCACCAACCATACTACTACTAG